From a region of the Salinispira pacifica genome:
- a CDS encoding beta strand repeat-containing protein, whose amino-acid sequence MLIALPAAVFAQKTWDGGGDNLTWNDALNWNGNTLPTPAENVDLSAAPVTVRLTGDGFANNLFGTAGTTIDLNGNTLTADAAAIIDGLLGPGTLSVTGVLDMSNAGADISGAITISAGSLSINNGRTLALTGAATFTTGGSINTNTDGTIDVSGSTGAVSIGGDVSGSGTVLLGGGSASIGGNVSVGTFTSGAGAVDINGDVTSAVSFTESSSTTNIAGASVDFSGGFTANTGELILDRVGSTTLTSNGNYNDFTVAGGTTVNLSNDATVGSAATVTGTLNTGANSFSAGSLSADGTVDAGGQTGTETFGVTGAVGGTGTVSLGGGAADIDGDVSVNSFTASSNGTAIGGSLTSATFTNGGSTVTFDTTGGNVGAVGGYTFNNVIVSAAVTAQSDWSAASLTANNTLDMNGNSLIVTGLVNGTGTVTLAAGTHDLQGNVSVSTLNGGAGTISVHGNLTSGTVALGSGAVDIDGDVTSAVSFTESSSTTNIAGTTVNFSGGFTANTGELILDRAGSTTLTSNGNYNDFTVAGPTNVQLQNNMTVDGLLTVNGTLTLGSYSLTLGGDADISGLDGGIGELQISGTVNLTSSGAEIYDLRILNGGGLTPQDALTVNRHFVIESGGSYGNNAQALTLGGIGGAAGDLTDSNGGTQDLGSVTVNTATQTMQSNILMSSLQIDSQLSTNGDTLDVDGLVDVNGTLDNSSGVVEVAGNADFSTGAYTNGGTIRFNGGGAQTLTTDGNNMGATDITGGATDVQMQDDANFGAITIPSGQLSTGNNTLDAASISADGTVDAGGQTVTETFGVTGAVGGTGTLSLGGGAADIDGDVSVNSFTASSNGTAIGGSLTSATFTNGGSTVTFDTTGGNVGAVGGYTFNNVIVSAAVTAQSDWSAASLTANNTLDMNGNSLIVTGLVNGTGTVTLAAGTHDLQGNVSVSTLNGGAGTISVHGNLTSGTVALGSGAVDIDGDVTSAVSFTESSSTTNIAGTTVNFSGGFTANTGELILDRAGSTTLTSNGNYHDFTVAGGTTVTLASDATVGSAATVTGTLNTGANSFSAGSLSADGTVDASSQTGTETFGVTGAVGGTGTVSLGGGAADIDGDVSVNSFTASSNGTAIGGSLTSATFTNGGSTVTFDTTGGNVGAVGGYTFNNVIVSAAVTAQSDWSAASLTANNTLDMNGNSLIVTGLVNGTGTVTLAAGTHDLQGNVSVSTLNGGAGTISVHGNLTSGTVALGSGAVDIDGDVTSAVSFTESSSTTNIAGTTVNFSGGFTANTGELILDRAGSTTLTSNGNYNDFTVAGGTTVTLASDATVGSAATVTGTLNTGANSFSAGSLSADGTVDASSQTGTETFGVTGAVGGTGTVSLGGGAADIDGDVSVNSFTASSNGTAIGGSLTSATFTNGGSTVTFDTTGGNVGAVGGYTFNNVIVSAAVTAQSDWSAASLTANNTLDMNGNSLIVTGLVNGTGTVTLAAGTHDLQGNVSVSTLNGGAGTISVHGNLTSGTVALGSGAVDIDGDVTSAVSFTESSSTTNIAGTTVNFSGGFTANTGELILDRAGSTTLTSNGNYNDFTVAGPTNVQLQNNMTVDGLLTVNGTLTLGSYSLTLGGDADISGLDGGIGELQISGTVNLTSSGAEIYDLRILNGGGLTPQDALTVNRHFVIESGGSYGNNAQALTLGGIGGAAGDLTDSNGGTQDLGSVTVNTATQTMQSNILMSSLQIDSQLSTNGDTLDVDGLVDVNGTLDNSSGVVEVAGNADFSTGAYTNGGTIRFNGGGAQTLTTDGNNMGATDITGGATDVQMQDDANFGAITIPSGQLSTGNNTLDAASISADGTVDAGGQTGTETFGVTGAVGGTGTLSLGGGGVLIGGNVSISTLNGGAGDVEITGDLTSGTATFGSGAVDINGATVNVGAFTESSATTSIASTTVNFSGGFTAAGGTVTFDSGAPTNLTSGGNYNVVEITPATTVNLLNGMTTNSNLVADGELHISTFNLNVGGNLSTEIDFDSTGGNVDVTGDFNHNNGTVSLQGTLDVTGNFVQDVGAGLFSASGDITFVAGSYTFNEDVEFNAGLTLISGGAVTVGSDNTDTFELLGGSVLLTDGAGTASLTINSQLNGPQNLTLRFDDITTIDGPVGNNTSLGAATGTNLTIDSAGTTSFNSTVDLAAGDAGSLNITGNGDVIFNSTLDAGEGLLQDDALTGSIEFHDEVTISGSTVDSNFQDDVELHGIIFNTAGDITFGTFNADPAAINDTLTISSGTVTINFNAANVTFTSNSNIVSATSEDLVIDDNGNASSQIVIEGNIGTDDPINDAGIYELGNLTFTADIIELSGGGIRTDGPGNNQFITGNETYVNVPVNIDIDSNGRPLIFNDLFIDSAGAVIELENIPAVSVNNFFLFGGTVDLRGDSVIPTDLYTDEDLVVLGYAANTSVDDPDRAAGADKWKYPSAINMPRIETYQPAPPYTGGFGDLDGVNIRVDNQGDNTYGPSDNFGNFYVNSSDLPSAGGDWNLYLPDNRSAAPTPGDNTDWGAPYSVSINNTITNALVQTKTIIAANIVTDADANPSTLNGSTSVYDFSAFTQPDFNPDTRGFSGDFSGAGAGRVRFDSEYTPNYGFDNVITVVDSIELVKDDVARITFNKPIMNTNSEITSSAASINIGGTPFQGEVYLAPYWAAGNQSFPLYSEIIDDDSDGNRDTEPYRRTDNASFDALKTIYLKLNGATWATDSNGTDAGGAGTGTDSEGNVPGIGAVDIGWLKAELRGSNGADMVYADNDGGGYGSGDADLNVNESAEDKMGPVLYAVEVGRMRNSGDGRDGHNFFKLHFSEDITLSSQLPGAVIGAGNYRADTTFDGAVTIGGDFLNDQIDIDSDSTDEEVVHLNGYFFYTNSSYALGTDPPFQTGYRDVPAAGKETVNSLYALDDRTIEVYLAGFWDGTNWPGWHFLVPDPYSPGTLIEVEQNNFITDSSASDNWIDALESTRSLMESPETVQRPDAYPVGSSFAATDTPFTPLGSTGLPGSVYTPGTNFDFWDVSAPVISAFQAGADPANLYPGLRPNIAQAYEIVLIENPITQLIDGFDVFIQDNGIASAGAFQLSEDNLAELGNWVASSDHDEGAPGGPLFSDRPYYGTAGIGDQLDEQAGETYRGVRDSSATFAGNFTTFTESIRLGVRGETLSSAFNAGTELGGEYQTDSVENQLYRRDGSIIAGVDDPYFRLFINNAATAGWDNLTEIYLAYAHNQNGYLTDLAGNLMPSSRPENMASQFGPEYEPYAINPFEESGVAVSPEKGKLLAIERTPPEIILSLAAVSGNRIYVKFTEPVWADQTLSSAIDETFFVLSDPGVNITGIEVLKSNAELSPSNTPGVEEAYLLLDSELSADDLFLIDIRPVDQDPGPSTETFYDKALNQYRIGSNRRITDVGIGIVRPIWATDGIQKDDERGSGFSSIRDFDGSEALDDLDITVESGITAPSYHDLPINLFFDVNVPDDKKNLLLDGAPGMYWSPIAVPGLIPDPNTEARISNRQNSDSSTGIAQHLLPAGDPEIERGAEVEFMYRVGPLLAANIEDPNEPLTLKPWSIEIGGIVEQRGGATILNNVINPETGDQTVLNYTLDRPGMVLINVFTLDGDLVKVLHRGRQGTGIHNISWNGQNSNGDTVARGFYFIRITAPGVDEIRKVLVVK is encoded by the coding sequence GTGCTTATTGCATTACCGGCGGCTGTTTTCGCCCAAAAAACATGGGATGGCGGCGGGGACAATCTGACTTGGAATGATGCTCTGAACTGGAACGGAAATACTCTGCCGACTCCGGCCGAGAATGTTGATTTGAGTGCTGCTCCTGTCACGGTTCGACTCACCGGAGATGGTTTTGCTAATAATCTTTTTGGTACCGCAGGTACAACCATCGATCTGAACGGTAATACTCTTACCGCTGATGCTGCTGCTATTATAGATGGCCTTTTAGGTCCGGGCACCCTCTCAGTTACCGGCGTCCTGGATATGAGCAACGCCGGCGCTGATATTAGCGGGGCAATTACTATAAGTGCCGGAAGTCTTTCCATAAACAACGGCCGAACTCTTGCCTTAACTGGAGCCGCAACATTCACTACCGGAGGAAGCATCAACACCAACACCGACGGGACAATAGATGTTTCCGGGTCTACGGGGGCTGTGTCCATTGGCGGAGACGTATCGGGCTCGGGAACAGTTCTTCTTGGCGGCGGATCTGCAAGCATAGGCGGGAATGTGTCGGTTGGAACATTCACCTCCGGAGCAGGTGCCGTTGATATAAATGGTGATGTGACCAGTGCTGTTTCATTCACTGAGTCGTCATCCACCACGAATATTGCCGGAGCAAGCGTTGATTTCAGCGGAGGATTCACCGCAAATACCGGAGAACTTATCCTTGATAGGGTGGGATCAACCACCCTTACCAGCAATGGGAACTACAATGACTTCACGGTTGCCGGCGGAACGACGGTGAACCTTTCAAATGATGCCACTGTTGGATCGGCGGCGACAGTCACCGGAACATTGAACACTGGAGCAAATTCCTTCAGCGCCGGCAGCCTGAGTGCTGACGGAACAGTTGATGCAGGCGGCCAGACAGGAACAGAGACATTTGGAGTGACCGGCGCAGTAGGGGGAACTGGTACGGTAAGCCTGGGCGGCGGAGCTGCAGATATAGACGGGGATGTAAGCGTAAACAGTTTTACCGCCTCAAGCAACGGTACGGCAATAGGCGGCAGTCTGACCAGTGCAACCTTTACCAACGGAGGTTCAACGGTAACCTTTGATACCACCGGCGGCAACGTAGGAGCCGTTGGGGGATATACATTTAACAATGTGATTGTTTCTGCTGCAGTGACAGCCCAGTCGGACTGGAGTGCAGCCAGCCTCACAGCGAATAACACATTGGATATGAACGGGAACAGCCTGATTGTCACCGGACTGGTTAACGGTACCGGGACAGTTACCCTGGCCGCCGGGACTCATGATCTTCAGGGAAATGTGAGTGTGTCAACGCTGAACGGCGGAGCGGGAACGATTAGTGTTCACGGAAATCTGACCAGCGGAACAGTTGCTTTGGGCAGCGGGGCTGTGGACATAGATGGTGATGTGACCAGTGCTGTTTCATTCACTGAGTCGTCATCCACCACGAATATTGCCGGGACGACAGTAAACTTCAGCGGCGGGTTCACCGCAAATACCGGAGAACTTATCCTGGATAGGGCGGGATCAACCACCCTTACCAGCAATGGGAACTACAATGACTTCACGGTAGCAGGGCCAACGAACGTGCAACTTCAAAACAATATGACCGTGGATGGTTTGCTGACGGTAAACGGTACGCTCACCCTTGGTAGCTACAGTCTGACATTGGGAGGCGATGCAGACATAAGCGGTTTGGACGGGGGAATCGGAGAACTGCAGATATCAGGAACAGTGAATCTGACCAGTAGCGGAGCGGAGATCTATGACCTGCGTATTTTGAATGGCGGCGGCCTGACGCCCCAGGATGCTCTGACGGTGAATCGTCATTTTGTTATTGAAAGCGGCGGAAGCTATGGGAATAACGCTCAGGCTCTCACCCTTGGAGGGATAGGCGGAGCGGCTGGAGATCTGACAGATTCAAATGGCGGTACCCAGGATCTTGGCTCAGTGACAGTGAATACTGCCACACAGACAATGCAGAGCAATATCCTCATGAGTTCGCTGCAGATTGACAGTCAGCTGAGCACAAACGGGGACACTCTGGATGTAGACGGTCTTGTGGATGTGAACGGTACACTGGACAACAGCAGCGGAGTGGTTGAAGTCGCAGGGAATGCAGACTTCAGCACCGGAGCCTACACCAACGGTGGTACGATCCGCTTTAACGGCGGGGGAGCCCAGACATTAACGACTGATGGGAATAATATGGGTGCCACGGATATAACCGGTGGAGCCACAGATGTACAGATGCAGGATGATGCGAATTTTGGCGCGATAACAATACCGTCGGGACAGCTAAGCACGGGAAACAACACGCTTGATGCAGCAAGCATCAGTGCTGACGGAACAGTTGATGCAGGTGGCCAGACAGTAACAGAGACTTTTGGAGTGACCGGCGCAGTAGGGGGAACTGGTACGCTAAGCCTTGGGGGCGGAGCTGCAGATATAGACGGGGATGTAAGCGTAAACAGTTTTACCGCCTCAAGCAACGGTACGGCAATAGGCGGCAGTCTGACCAGTGCAACCTTTACCAACGGAGGTTCAACGGTAACCTTTGATACCACCGGCGGCAACGTAGGAGCCGTTGGGGGATATACATTTAACAATGTGATTGTTTCTGCTGCAGTGACAGCCCAGTCGGACTGGAGTGCAGCCAGCCTCACAGCGAATAACACATTGGATATGAACGGGAACAGCCTGATTGTCACCGGACTGGTTAACGGTACCGGGACAGTTACCCTGGCCGCCGGGACTCATGATCTTCAGGGAAATGTGAGTGTGTCAACGCTGAACGGCGGAGCGGGAACGATTAGTGTTCACGGAAATCTGACCAGCGGAACAGTTGCTTTGGGCAGCGGGGCTGTGGACATAGATGGTGATGTGACCAGTGCTGTTTCATTCACTGAGTCGTCATCCACCACGAATATTGCCGGGACGACAGTAAACTTCAGCGGCGGGTTCACCGCAAATACCGGAGAACTTATCCTGGATAGGGCGGGATCAACCACCCTTACCAGCAATGGGAACTACCATGACTTCACGGTAGCCGGCGGAACGACAGTGACCCTTGCTAGTGACGCCACTGTTGGATCGGCGGCGACAGTCACCGGAACATTGAACACTGGAGCAAATTCCTTCAGCGCCGGCAGCCTGAGTGCTGACGGAACAGTTGATGCCAGCAGCCAGACAGGAACAGAGACATTTGGAGTGACCGGCGCAGTAGGGGGAACTGGTACGGTAAGCCTGGGCGGCGGAGCTGCAGATATAGACGGGGATGTAAGCGTAAACAGTTTTACCGCCTCAAGCAACGGTACGGCAATAGGCGGCAGTCTGACCAGTGCAACCTTTACCAACGGAGGTTCAACGGTAACCTTTGATACCACCGGCGGCAACGTAGGAGCCGTTGGGGGATATACATTTAACAATGTGATTGTTTCTGCTGCAGTGACAGCCCAGTCGGACTGGAGTGCAGCCAGCCTCACAGCGAATAACACATTGGATATGAACGGGAACAGCCTGATTGTCACCGGACTGGTTAACGGTACCGGGACAGTTACCCTGGCCGCCGGGACTCATGATCTTCAGGGAAATGTGAGTGTGTCAACGCTGAACGGCGGAGCGGGAACGATTAGTGTTCACGGAAATCTGACCAGCGGAACAGTTGCTTTGGGCAGCGGGGCTGTGGACATAGATGGTGATGTGACCAGTGCTGTTTCATTCACTGAGTCGTCATCCACCACGAATATTGCCGGGACGACAGTAAACTTCAGCGGCGGGTTCACCGCAAATACCGGAGAACTTATCCTGGATAGGGCGGGATCAACCACCCTTACCAGCAATGGGAACTACAATGACTTCACGGTAGCCGGCGGAACGACAGTGACCCTTGCTAGTGACGCCACTGTTGGATCGGCGGCGACAGTCACCGGAACATTGAACACTGGAGCAAATTCCTTCAGCGCCGGCAGCCTGAGTGCTGACGGAACAGTTGATGCCAGCAGCCAGACAGGAACAGAGACATTTGGAGTGACCGGCGCAGTAGGGGGAACTGGTACGGTAAGCCTGGGCGGCGGAGCTGCAGATATAGACGGGGATGTAAGCGTAAACAGTTTTACCGCCTCAAGCAACGGTACGGCAATAGGCGGCAGTCTGACCAGTGCAACCTTTACCAACGGAGGTTCAACGGTAACCTTTGATACCACCGGCGGCAACGTAGGAGCCGTTGGGGGATATACATTTAACAATGTGATTGTTTCTGCTGCAGTGACAGCCCAGTCGGACTGGAGTGCAGCCAGCCTCACAGCGAATAACACATTGGATATGAACGGGAACAGCCTGATTGTCACCGGACTGGTTAACGGTACCGGGACAGTTACCCTGGCCGCCGGGACTCATGATCTTCAGGGAAATGTGAGTGTGTCAACGCTGAACGGCGGAGCGGGAACGATTAGTGTTCACGGAAATCTGACCAGCGGAACAGTTGCTTTGGGCAGCGGGGCTGTGGACATAGATGGTGATGTGACCAGTGCTGTTTCATTCACTGAGTCGTCATCCACCACGAATATTGCCGGGACGACAGTAAACTTCAGCGGCGGGTTCACCGCAAATACCGGAGAACTTATCCTGGATAGGGCGGGATCAACCACCCTTACCAGCAATGGGAACTACAATGACTTCACGGTAGCAGGGCCAACGAACGTGCAACTTCAAAACAATATGACCGTGGATGGTTTGCTGACGGTAAACGGTACGCTCACCCTTGGTAGCTACAGTCTGACATTGGGAGGCGATGCAGACATAAGCGGTTTGGACGGGGGAATCGGAGAACTGCAGATATCAGGAACAGTGAATCTGACCAGTAGCGGAGCGGAGATCTATGACCTGCGTATTTTGAATGGCGGCGGCCTGACGCCCCAGGATGCTCTGACGGTGAATCGTCATTTTGTTATTGAAAGCGGCGGAAGCTATGGGAATAACGCTCAGGCTCTCACCCTTGGAGGGATAGGCGGAGCGGCTGGAGATCTGACAGATTCAAATGGCGGTACCCAGGATCTTGGCTCAGTGACAGTGAATACTGCCACACAGACAATGCAGAGCAATATCCTCATGAGTTCGCTGCAGATTGACAGTCAGCTGAGCACAAACGGGGACACTCTGGATGTAGACGGTCTTGTGGATGTGAACGGTACACTGGACAACAGCAGCGGAGTGGTTGAAGTCGCAGGGAATGCAGACTTCAGCACCGGAGCCTACACCAACGGTGGTACGATCCGCTTTAACGGCGGGGGAGCCCAGACATTAACGACTGATGGGAATAATATGGGTGCCACGGATATAACCGGTGGAGCCACAGATGTACAGATGCAGGATGATGCGAATTTTGGCGCGATAACAATACCGTCGGGACAGCTAAGCACGGGAAACAACACGCTTGATGCAGCAAGCATCAGTGCTGACGGAACAGTTGATGCAGGTGGCCAGACAGGAACAGAGACCTTTGGAGTGACCGGCGCAGTAGGGGGAACTGGTACGCTAAGCCTTGGGGGCGGTGGCGTGCTAATCGGCGGAAACGTGAGTATTTCGACGCTGAACGGCGGTGCCGGAGATGTAGAAATTACAGGTGACCTGACCAGCGGGACCGCAACCTTTGGAAGCGGTGCGGTAGACATAAATGGTGCTACGGTGAATGTAGGTGCGTTTACCGAATCATCTGCAACAACCAGTATCGCCTCTACTACAGTGAACTTCAGCGGCGGTTTCACCGCGGCCGGAGGTACGGTCACATTTGACTCAGGGGCACCCACAAACTTGACATCCGGGGGCAACTACAATGTTGTAGAAATAACTCCCGCTACTACGGTAAACCTGCTAAATGGAATGACTACCAATAGTAATCTAGTGGCTGATGGTGAACTTCACATTTCAACATTCAATCTGAATGTTGGCGGTAATTTAAGCACGGAGATTGATTTTGATTCCACCGGTGGGAATGTGGATGTTACCGGTGATTTTAACCATAATAACGGAACTGTTTCACTCCAAGGTACCCTGGATGTAACCGGCAACTTTGTACAGGACGTTGGCGCAGGTCTATTTAGCGCATCGGGCGATATCACATTCGTCGCAGGTTCGTATACATTCAATGAAGATGTGGAGTTTAATGCAGGTTTAACGCTTATCAGCGGCGGAGCTGTCACTGTTGGTAGCGATAATACTGATACCTTTGAACTCCTGGGGGGATCCGTTCTCCTTACCGATGGTGCAGGAACTGCTTCTCTAACAATTAATTCTCAATTGAATGGCCCCCAGAATCTGACTCTGCGCTTCGATGACATTACTACTATAGACGGTCCGGTTGGAAATAATACTTCCCTGGGTGCAGCCACAGGGACAAATCTGACGATTGATTCTGCTGGTACAACAAGCTTTAATAGTACTGTCGACCTGGCAGCTGGCGATGCAGGGTCCTTGAATATAACAGGCAACGGTGATGTTATATTCAACAGCACCCTGGATGCCGGTGAAGGATTGCTGCAGGATGATGCACTCACAGGAAGTATTGAGTTCCACGATGAAGTGACAATTTCAGGGTCAACTGTTGACAGTAATTTTCAGGACGATGTTGAACTGCATGGCATAATTTTCAATACAGCAGGCGACATCACCTTCGGAACCTTCAATGCCGATCCGGCAGCCATAAACGATACCCTCACAATTTCCAGCGGCACGGTTACCATAAATTTTAATGCCGCAAATGTCACATTCACATCCAACTCGAACATTGTATCTGCTACATCTGAGGATCTTGTTATTGATGATAACGGAAATGCTTCATCCCAAATTGTGATTGAAGGCAATATCGGGACAGATGATCCGATCAATGATGCCGGGATCTACGAGTTGGGGAATCTGACATTTACTGCTGATATTATCGAACTCAGCGGCGGCGGTATTCGAACCGACGGGCCTGGGAACAATCAATTTATTACCGGGAACGAGACATATGTGAATGTTCCGGTGAATATTGATATAGATAGCAATGGAAGGCCCCTTATATTTAATGACCTGTTTATCGATTCTGCAGGAGCTGTTATAGAACTTGAAAATATTCCGGCGGTATCTGTGAATAATTTCTTTCTCTTTGGCGGTACTGTTGATTTACGGGGCGACTCGGTAATTCCAACAGATCTGTATACCGATGAGGATTTGGTTGTACTGGGATATGCAGCAAATACGTCAGTGGATGACCCTGACAGAGCTGCGGGTGCCGATAAATGGAAATATCCGTCTGCAATTAATATGCCGAGGATAGAAACTTATCAGCCTGCGCCACCGTACACAGGCGGCTTTGGGGATTTAGACGGGGTTAATATCCGTGTTGATAATCAGGGTGACAACACATACGGACCAAGCGATAACTTCGGGAATTTCTATGTAAACAGCAGCGACCTTCCCTCCGCGGGGGGCGATTGGAATCTCTATTTACCCGATAACAGATCTGCAGCTCCTACCCCGGGTGATAATACAGATTGGGGAGCCCCGTATTCAGTGTCGATAAATAATACCATTACCAATGCCCTGGTTCAGACTAAAACAATTATTGCAGCAAATATTGTGACAGACGCAGATGCGAATCCCTCAACCCTAAACGGCTCCACAAGTGTGTACGATTTTTCAGCTTTCACTCAGCCGGATTTTAATCCGGACACCCGTGGTTTTTCCGGAGACTTTTCGGGAGCCGGCGCCGGAAGAGTGCGATTCGACAGCGAATATACGCCAAACTATGGTTTCGACAATGTAATAACAGTTGTCGATTCGATAGAGCTGGTAAAAGATGATGTAGCCCGGATTACATTCAACAAACCAATAATGAACACAAATTCGGAGATTACCAGCAGCGCTGCTTCCATTAACATAGGCGGCACACCCTTCCAGGGAGAGGTGTATCTTGCCCCATATTGGGCGGCAGGAAATCAGAGTTTTCCATTATACAGTGAGATCATCGATGACGATAGCGATGGTAATCGTGATACCGAGCCTTACCGCAGGACCGATAATGCGTCGTTTGATGCGCTGAAAACGATCTACCTCAAGCTGAATGGTGCAACATGGGCAACAGATTCCAATGGAACTGATGCCGGCGGAGCAGGGACAGGAACTGACAGTGAAGGGAATGTGCCCGGCATCGGTGCTGTGGATATAGGCTGGTTGAAAGCAGAGCTGCGGGGAAGCAATGGTGCGGATATGGTGTACGCAGACAATGATGGCGGTGGCTATGGAAGCGGAGATGCCGATCTCAATGTTAATGAAAGCGCAGAAGATAAAATGGGTCCCGTGCTTTATGCGGTGGAAGTTGGTCGAATGAGGAATTCCGGTGACGGAAGGGACGGTCATAATTTTTTCAAGCTGCATTTTTCTGAAGATATTACCCTCAGTTCCCAGCTGCCTGGTGCGGTAATAGGTGCCGGCAACTATCGTGCCGATACCACATTCGACGGAGCAGTTACTATCGGCGGTGATTTTCTCAATGATCAAATTGATATTGATTCAGACTCCACCGACGAAGAAGTGGTGCATCTCAACGGGTATTTTTTCTATACAAACAGCAGTTATGCCCTGGGCACTGATCCGCCCTTTCAAACGGGGTACCGGGATGTTCCTGCTGCCGGAAAAGAAACAGTCAACAGTTTGTATGCATTGGATGATCGAACCATAGAGGTGTACCTTGCAGGTTTTTGGGATGGTACCAATTGGCCGGGTTGGCACTTTCTCGTTCCAGACCCTTATTCGCCGGGAACACTAATAGAGGTTGAGCAAAATAATTTCATTACAGACAGTTCGGCATCCGACAATTGGATAGATGCATTAGAGAGCACACGATCTCTGATGGAAAGCCCAGAGACCGTGCAGCGGCCTGATGCGTATCCGGTTGGGTCCAGTTTTGCGGCAACTGATACACCTTTTACCCCCCTTGGGTCCACAGGTCTTCCGGGAAGTGTGTACACACCGGGAACCAACTTCGACTTCTGGGATGTATCCGCTCCGGTAATTTCGGCATTCCAGGCGGGAGCCGACCCGGCTAACCTGTATCCGGGTCTTCGCCCCAATATCGCACAGGCGTATGAAATTGTACTTATTGAAAATCCGATTACTCAGTTGATCGATGGGTTTGACGTATTTATTCAGGATAACGGGATTGCCTCCGCAGGTGCTTTTCAGCTCAGTGAAGACAATCTCGCCGAACTTGGAAACTGGGTCGCCAGTAGCGATCACGATGAAGGTGCTCCGGGCGGGCCGTTGTTTTCCGACCGGCCGTATTACGGCACAGCCGGTATTGGAGACCAACTGGATGAACAGGCCGGAGAGACCTATCGGGGTGTTCGTGATTCCAGCGCAACGTTCGCAGGAAATTTCACCACGTTTACCGAATCAATCAGGCTCGGAGTACGTGGAGAAACATTGAGCTCCGCCTTCAATGCAGGCACTGAACTCGGCGGGGAGTATCAAACTGATTCGGTAGAAAACCAGCTTTATCGCCGGGATGGGTCTATTATTGCGGGTGTGGATGATCCTTATTTCCGACTATTTATCAATAATGCCGCAACTGCGGGCTGGGATAACCTCACTGAAATCTATCTTGCCTATGCCCATAATCAAAATGGATACCTCACCGATCTTGCGGGTAACCTCATGCCCAGCAGTCGACCGGAAAATATGGCGTCCCAATTCGGTCCGGAATATGAACCCTATGCAATCAATCCCTTTGAAGAGAGTGGTGTGGCGGTTTCGCCGGAGAAAGGTAAACTCCTGGCCATTGAGCGCACACCTCCGGAAATTATCCTTTCCTTGGCAGCGGTAAGTGGTAACCGAATCTATGTTAAATTCACTGAACCGGTATGGGCTGACCAAACTCTTAGCTCAGCAATTGACGAAACGTTCTTTGTACTCTCTGATCCCGGAGTAAATATAACAGGCATTGAAGTTCTTAAATCCAATGCCGAGCTTTCACCCAGCAATACCCCTGGAGTTGAGGAGGCATATCTTCTGCTCGACAGTGAATTGAGCGCTGATGATCTATTCCTGATTGATATCCGGCCGGTGGACCAGGATCCGGGACCTTCCACTGAGACCTTCTATGATAAAGCCCTTAATCAGTACAGAATTGGATCAAACCGCCGAATTACCGATGTGGGAATAGGAATCGTTCGGCCTATTTGGGCTACCGATGGAATCCAAAAAGATGATGAACGGGGATCCGGTTTCAGCTCAATCAGAGACTTCGACGGGAGCGAAGCATTGGATGATCTGGATATTACCGTTGAGTCGGGAATAACTGCACCGAGTTACCATGATTTACCAATAAACCTCTTTTTCGATGTGAATGTTCCTGATGATAAGAAAAACCTCTTGCTGGATGGAGCACCGGGAATGTACTGGTCACCGATAGCCGTGCCGGGCCTGATACCCGACCCGAATACTGAGGCAAGGATCAGTAATCGTCAAAATTCAGATTCCTCCACCGGTATCGCCCAGCATCTGTTGCCGGCCGGAGACCCGGAAATTGAAAGGGGAGCTGAAGTCGAATTCATGTACCGGGTAGGTCCCCTTCTTGCAGCAAACATAGAGGACCCCAATGAACCCTTAACCCTGAAGCCCTGGAGCATAGAAATTGGCGGCATCGTTGAGCAACGCGGCGGAGCAACCATTCTTAATAATGTGATCAATCCTGAGACAGGAGATCAAACCGTTCTCAACTACACCCTTGATCGTCCGGGAATGGTACTCATTAATGTGTTTACCCTCGATGGAGATCTGGTGAAAGTTCTTCATCGTGGAAGACAGGGAACAGGGATACATAATATTTCATGGAACGGACAGAACAGTAACGGGGATACTGTAGCCAGAGGATTCTATTTTATCAGAATCACGGCACCTGGAGTTGATGAGATTCGAAAGGTTCTAGTGGTGAAGTAA